From a region of the Ancylothrix sp. D3o genome:
- a CDS encoding Uma2 family endonuclease, whose protein sequence is MSTGKDNPPQLTPEEYFVWESQQLEKYEYIDGQVHGITGSSVNHGRIAVRLITLFVNHLEGSGCDTGNSDLRVNICGTNNYTHPDISVTCDDRDKTTTQYITYPCLIVEVLSAGTEAFDRGSKFRMYRKNPALIDYLLVSSTGIQIDLYHKDEAGNWLIISYQEGDTIALKSINLSFPIEQVYRGLNLTPEA, encoded by the coding sequence ATGAGCACCGGCAAAGATAACCCCCCACAGCTTACCCCCGAAGAATACTTTGTTTGGGAATCCCAGCAACTCGAAAAATACGAATATATTGATGGTCAAGTTCATGGCATAACTGGTAGTAGTGTAAATCATGGCCGTATCGCAGTCCGACTGATTACCTTATTTGTTAACCATTTAGAAGGAAGTGGTTGCGACACCGGCAACTCAGATTTGCGAGTAAACATTTGTGGTACAAATAACTATACCCACCCTGATATTAGTGTTACCTGCGACGACCGGGACAAAACCACCACTCAATATATTACTTACCCCTGCTTAATTGTCGAAGTTCTCTCTGCCGGCACAGAAGCATTTGACAGGGGCAGTAAATTTAGGATGTATCGCAAAAACCCTGCGTTGATTGACTATCTATTAGTCAGTTCCACCGGCATCCAAATAGACTTGTACCATAAGGACGAGGCAGGCAATTGGTTGATTATCAGCTACCAAGAAGGCGACACCATAGCACTTAAAAGCATTAACCTCAGCTTTCCCATTGAGCAAGTTT
- a CDS encoding toxin secretion, membrane fusion protein, protein MEKVICKTTNKKQTNDFQYWQSQPPLKRLEALEQIRQEYHQYKYNTEPRLQRVYTIIRRGQEDEHRQR, encoded by the coding sequence ATGGAAAAAGTAATTTGTAAGACCACCAACAAAAAACAGACTAACGACTTTCAGTATTGGCAAAGTCAGCCACCCTTAAAACGCCTCGAAGCCCTAGAGCAAATTCGTCAAGAATACCACCAATATAAATACAATACTGAACCCAGATTGCAAAGAGTTTATACAATTATAAGAAGAGGCCAGGAAGATGAGCACCGGCAAAGATAA